In Methanobrevibacter sp., the genomic window GTAAGAACCTTCAGCGCAGGACTTGCAAACCGGCCTTCCGCCGATTAGTTTATGGCGGCCATCGGATACCTTTTCACCGCAAACAGAACAGAATGCAGTTGTATAAGGCTTGCCCGGCATGTCGCCTAATGACAATTCAATCTTAACCTTATCCACTTTAAACAGTTCTTCAGGAGGAGTTCTTCTAAAACGAGCAATCATCTCTTCTTTAGTTTCCTCATCCTTGAATTTCTTATTTGCATCAGCATCTGTAATTCTTAAAGCCTCACCAGTTTCCTGGTTGTAGAAT contains:
- a CDS encoding FmdE family protein — translated: MNEQDYDEQLAKAAEFHGHICGGIAIGTKLAMYGLELLGMPLNQRHKNLIVFLEIDRCMSDAVQSVTGCSMGKRTLKQMYYGKFAATFYNQETGEALRITDADANKKFKDEETKEEMIARFRRTPPEELFKVDKVKIELSLGDMPGKPYTTAFCSVCGEKVSDGRHKLIGGRPVCKSCAEGSYYELIED